Sequence from the Osmerus eperlanus chromosome 23, fOsmEpe2.1, whole genome shotgun sequence genome:
TACAGCTGTTTCTAGGACACTCGACCGCAGACGAGCTGAGGAAGGCGGGCAGATCTGGTTACATAGCACTGCATGCTGCGATAAAGCTGGTGTTCAGCTATTTTGAAATTTCAAGGTTTATGTAGCTTTAGTGTGCAATTTAGACTTGAAGGAgaaggttagtgtgtgtgtgtgtgtgtgtggggggggggcattcaaGCGTCAGTTTATGGGTTTAAGGAGGTTGCTAAACTTGATTACACACCCATAACACCATAATTAGAGCGTTGCAATGCAACGCACAGAACAAGCAATATCAACCTTAAACTCATTCATTTGGGAATACATATTGAGTCGATATCATCCTAAATAAATTGGACTTCGTTATGTAACGAATCCCGAAATATACTATGAGAAGTAGGCTACTTCTCACCCTACCACAGAACAGTATTCTACCACACAGTCCACTTCTACAGACCCGCCTCCAAGAGAAAACTGTCAAATTCAAGAAGGTTAGGTAAACTCCCCCGCGAGCTGGCTCGCTTTTGCCATGAGAGCATAGGGACCAAGCACACCCGGAAATAGTGAGAGTATGGGAGGACCCGAGCAGCAAGAGAAACAGCGATCGGAAAGAGAAAATCGTTTCAGTGTCAACTTCGGCACCCCGGGGGTCCTCTAGGGAGATGATACAGATCGTTTGATCGTTAGCGTTGTCGTCTTCGTGTTTTTGTTGGATTAATTATTTTACAAGGAAATAGCCTGGCGGCAATCTTTTAGTGGACACTTTTGAGACATTTGTTTGTGAAACAAAGTATGTATGCACGTGCGTTAAAAATAATATAAGTGTAACATGCACTGCTTGTATTTATGTCAATAGACATCCAGACCGTAGTCCTCTATTTATCAGAACAAGATATCCAGTCTGAAACGTATTTCGCCTGGGCAACAAAGTTGTGAGGCATGTTGGATATGAAGAATTAAGAATATAATTGGTGTAATCTAAAGGTCATAGAACATGTTAACGTAAGATATTCAAAAAGACATCAGAAGACCAAGCCCTGTCTTCCATGTCACGTTCAGTATTGAACGTGAAATAGTTGAGTTATTGGTGAAATCAGTGGCAAACTTGCTGAAAAATGACTGTAAAACTGGACTTTGAAGAGTGTCTGAAAGACTCTCCGCGCTTCAGGTAAGCTATTAACCAAATAATCATTGTCTTACGCTAATACCAATATGAGAATGTCTAAATTAGGAGATAATTTATTACATACTATTATGATGTGAACATTCTGGACTATTATCTTTTCAAGCCTGCTCAGAGAAGTTCTGTGAAGTACTGTGAAGAGTACAGCCTGAACAGGTAGTTCACGTGACAAAGCCAAGTGTATCGGATGTATTCCATTTTACTGCAATGAAATTACTGTTCATGGCAGTGGGCTCCTCAGGCCTATAGCAGCAGAATGACATTACTGACACCCACTCATACTTATGAACTGCATGTATTTTGTATCAAATACAGGTTGTTGTTACTATCTCACAAAAATGTGATCACCTTTGTTTCATGCAGATACAGCTCTTTTACTTGAAGGTCAATTCCGCCTTAACTGCTACAATGAAAATATGTTGAACATAAAAAGGAGCCCAGCACATAGTATATCAAAGGAGAATTGCGTTTCCAGTTGGTTTTCAGTGTGGCTAATAAAATGGGTTTGATGCCTTGGGTGTGCCTCCATAGTTTGTTGGCATGTCGTTCACAAGGAGTTACATGGCATGGTAAATGAAGTGTGCTCTCCctttactctctttctctctctgtctctctctttatttctcttacGAGGCCCACACAGTGACGGAAAGTTTGACTTGTGGCAGTGGAGCATGCTGTAGTGGTGAGGTGTCTTGACCGAGAACGGAGGGTAGAAagaatgggggaggagggtggagaagaaGTAGGCCAAACTCTGTGTCCAGAACGGAGGAGTTTATGCTTAcaaacagagggaggcagagaggaaagagagattttAGAGAGGAAGCACATTGAATGAAGAGAGAAGAGTGACAGTTAATATAAACCGTAAGGACCTTAAACAGACTCCCGCAAAGCCTCAAACCGTTGCCTCCCGTTGCTAGGTTgccgggggaggaggcgggTTATGTCGTCCgcacagtggaacaggaagtCAGTCAAGAGATAGTAAGATGATAAACAGGGACAGGAAGTGCGTTTTTCTAGGGCTGAATGGCCACAGAAACGTAAGGTTTCTCACTCACTGATGCAAacctacacatgcacactcaaaccccacattaacaaacacacattcagctGTACTGTCTTTCAGAGTAATGAATATGATGTGTCTTCCTAATGACACAGGCCTTTTTCAATTCTTCAACAATACTTTCTTTGGCCTTTTCAgggttttctttctttcctctctctcttttaattTAATTCAGTGGCCTTTACCAAGAACAcgtgttcttctctctctccactctacctctctctctctctctctctctctctctctctctctctctctctctctctctctctctctctctcttttggtctGTCTCttggtctgtctctccctctctctctctctctctctctctctcttgttctctctcactctctctctctctcgttgtctctgtttctctctgtctctatctttctTCCCTTCCTTTAGACCCGTTCCTGCAGAGACGAGTGGTTCAGTTTTAACACTCCTGTCACGTTGGGTCAGGCCCATTTCAATATGAATGATCCTGAACTGACCCAGGCCCTGGATCTTCTGTTTCTCCTCTACCAGGCCACATAAACAGACACTGTCtgttctcactccctctctttccatctctctctctctctctctctctctctctctctctctctctctctctctctctctctctctcgctctctgtgtctttctctctgtgtctttctctctccctctcctatatATGCATCTGTCTCTCAGATACACtgtctctatacctctctctcccctctatctctctcctttctctcatgTCTTCCTTTCTGCCGTTTCTGTGTCTATATCGCTGGTGGTGTCTAAGGTAGCGGAAACCACAAGCGAGAGCCGTTGATgcgagaaagacagaggagagatacTGAGTCAGAGACTTGCACCCCACAgttcctgatgtgtgtgtttgtgtttatttgttggtgtgcatttgtgtttttgttccagGGCTGCTATAGAAGTGGTTGAGGGAGATGTGAGTGAACTAGAGACACGGTTAGACAAGGTgagaatgtcacacacacacacacgcatctgaCCTCTAAAGAATGTTCTAATATGAAGTGAGAGCTAGTTGGTGTCATTTTACCTGATCTGAGGGGAAATGGTGTATATTTTTGCTTCCCTACCCAATTGTAACCAAACTAACACGACTCAACCACACATTGTTCTTTTGATACTTAATTCCCCTTAAATGGCACCTGCTATCGTTTCAGTCAATTGTTATCTCACACAATAGAATATGCCTGTTAATGAAGTAGCCCTTATATAATGTATATTTATTATAAATAGTATATTATATTCCCAAAGAGCACATGATATCCTTGCTCTTGGTATTCATCACTATAGTTTATTAATCACTgaattgatgatgatgatagtacTTCATGTTATGCCAAGCAGACTGTGTGCCTCTCGCTCAGCTGAGATGTttgtatcctgtgtgtgtttgtgtgtgtgtgtatttgtgtgcaaaCGTGTCTCTGTGTATGCGTATGTGTTTATGCACGTACAATTGGggctgtgcatgtgcgtgtctcTGCATTgtggcacatgtgtgtgtgtctgtgtgtagctggTGAAACAATGCCACTCCATGCTAGAAGCTGGCAAGGCCTACTGCCAGACCAGCAAGAGCTTTGTCACGGGTCTCAAGGAGCTAGGACACAACTGTTCAGACGATGACTCCATGAAGGTGAGTTCACAGGTTCACCGGGCTGTCAACTGATTTGGGATCAGTCAGGCATGTCATCAAACTGCTTAGTCATAGCCATCATTTCCCATGCGTGCTTCTCATTGACGCCTTTTTTTCAGTTTTCaattaaagaaaaaaagaaaaagaaaaaaaaaagattcagaCACATTCCTTGTTCTTGTCGAGCCAGTCTTGTTCATTCAGCAGTGGTCTAAACAAATGAAGGATGTTTCTTCTCTGATAATGCTCATCCTTGATGTTGGAGATAGCCGTGAATAGCAACCGATGAGTGAAATGAAGCATTAGGGGAAATGTATTTGCTCACCTTTTCCGCAGGAGTGTTTGGAGAAGTTCTCCAAGAAGCTGTCGGTCATCCTGGAAGCCCAAGGGGTGCGTGTGTCGTCATCTTTCCACCATAGCAAAGTTGACAAAAAAGACGTTCAAAAAAATTCTCTCCTATCCACGTGTGTGACTTTTCGTTGTTGTCCAAAGAGCCATTTCAttgaatctcctctctccctataTATCTACCTCCCGCAGGAGGTCATCGAGAACACACAGAAGTCGGTCAAGTTGAAACTGCAGACGTTTGTGAAGGAGTGAGTTGTTTTGGATCATTCATCTGGCTCATGCACAATTTGTTGTCTTAGGCCAACATGAGCTAATCCTGTCTCAGCCTCTTACCTAATTCAGCCACACATCTGGTCTGGTGGGGCCACTCCTTGGCAGTGTAATGCTCTCCTCTCCaacttctcctttctctcttctctttcctttgttcctcccccccccttacccgctacccccccccccccccccccttgtcaacccccctcccagggATGTGCGGCGCTTCAAGGATGTGCGGAAGGAGTTTGAGCGTGGCAGCGAGAGCCTGGAGACGGCGCTGAGCCGGAACGCTCAGgtgccccgaggcaagcagcacgaggtggaggaggccagccacaccctcctccacgcaCGGCGCACGTTCCGTTCCGGGGCGCTGGACTACGTgctgcaggtcagactgggacCAGGCTGGGACTGGTTTTAGACTTAGTACTGCTATGTGCCAAGTAAGACTAGTGAACCCTATACCATACCACAAAGTACTAAACGACTCCACCATGCTCTACAGTCATGCAGTGGGGTGTGCTACCTTGTACTACGCTActtaaggagtcaggtggctgagcggttagggaatcgggctattaatcagaaggttgccggttcgattcccaggccgtgcaaatgacgttgtgtccttgggcaaggcacttcaccctacttgcctcggggggaatgtccctgtacttactgtaagtcgctctggataagagcgtctgctaaatgactaaaatgtaaaaaaatgtaCTTTGCTAGACAGAATCTTGTAGCGTCACAGTAGCATACAGTTTGTTGCTGGATGAGGTGATTGATGGTACCCTGCTGTACCAAGCTGTATGTCGCTGTGTGAAAAAATAAGTATGGTTGATTGGTTTCATGGCAGATGGGTGGGGCtaactacacacatacagtgcaaACCCACTCCGTTTAAACAGTCCCATTTAAATCCACACATACCGTGAGTTCTCCTGTCAGGAACACgtaaacacagacacccacattcAAGGTGTATAATGGAAAGTTGCTTGCCATACAGCTTCATCTAAAAACGGTCTGGAATCAGCTCCATGTAAAGCTTTTGCTGGAGTCTGTTGCATAACTGCTGTTTTGAGACTTGGGCCTAACAAACGGCGTTGATAAAATATGCAACAGAAACACTGTTTAGGGACATGATTGGGCTGTTATGAATGAGAACAGCCTTCCCCCAAGGCTTCCCTACAGACTGTCAGCTATAAATACACAGCATAACCAGCTCTAGTCACTAATAGCTAGCAGGCACAAAAACAAATGTGTTTCCCTCACTTGATGCTTGTCTCTCCTAGATCAACGTAATCGAGGCCAAGAAAAAGACGGACATTTTGATGGCGGTGAGTTTGCTCAGTTGCTGTGGCCAAATTTGACAGAAGTTCTTGTGCGCTTGATGAAGTTGCTAGTTTTGTGAGCTAAGGTTCTGCACTTGGGAGATGGATGTGTTGTTGTTAGGGTGTTGAGGCCCTAAGGTGTACGATGAGGTGTGATGACTCATTGTGCGTCACTGTGATGTTTGGCTTCTTGCCCGGCTGTTTTGATTAGTTCTGTTGCCCTGTCAGAtgctgtctctgatggaggcccAGGCCCAGTTCTTCCAGCAGGGCCACGAGTCTCTTTCTGAGTTGGACGACTATCGACGCACCCTGAGTGAAGAGGTACGGGaataagaggaggaggtgggggatgaaagagacagaataagagacaaagaaagagacagatggagagagcaagACACAGAGGAACTTAAAAGAGGCGGTGTCTGTTTAACAGGAAACATTTCAcacgatgctgtgtgtgtgtgtgtgtttgtcacttTCACTGATCAGatgaaactacagcctctctTCCTACTTTAACAGGAAATTGTAAAAtgttgtctgtctctgtatccATGTATCTCAATCatacagagggggggagagtgagagagggaaatgagagagaaaatatATTGTTTATTGTCATGCATCCAACAATGTCCTATGTGGTTCCTCAACAGAAGACAGGAAGTTTAGCGAGGTTCGGCACTTTTACCCTTCCCGTTCTCTTTTGAGGCAGAGGAAGTCCGACGCAGTCTTTTGACCTCCACCTGAAAGCTGACCAAAATCTGACACGTCCGATCTTgtaattccctctctctctctctctctctctctctctctctctctctctctctctctctctctctctctctctctctctctctctctctctctctctctctctctctctctcatcccttcccATCGTCCTTCCTCCATGTCgtaccctttctcctctcttttccacaCTCAAGTGACCTTTCTTGcccccttccacctctcccttcaCTGACCCTCTTCCCTTTCCCCGTCTGTGTCCTCACCCTCATATCCCAGCACCCTCTGCCATTCCTTCGGAGGTTTCGTCAACTCTGAATTGATGTCAATAAATTACACATCCACAATGCAGGCAACCATTTATTGATTATCTGTAAGCAGCCAGGCAGAATGGAAAACAGTactggagaaatggagagagaagggagcctGAAAGTGGgcattgtttatttgttttattatttagCCTTGTTTCACAAGTGCCCCATCAATAAGTCCTCTatctttttatctctctgtgtgtgtgtctctctctctctgtgtctctctttctctgtgtgtctctgtgtgtctctctctctctatgtgtctctctctgtctctctctctctctctctctctctctctctctctctctctctctctctctctctctctctctctctctctctctgtgtctctgtgtgtctctcccacAGCACACTCAGCTGGTGTTAAACTCCgccagagagaagagggacatGGAACAAAGACATGCCGCCATCAAGAAAAAAGTAAACTCTATAACTTTCACTTTAACATGACTGGAGAACATACTGTTACTGAAAATGTTATTCTATGCTGCCAGTCTCAAGATTATGATGCCTGACCTCACTTTCTGATGAACATACCACTGACATCTAAAACTGACACACACTATATCCCTATACCAACGTTCATtcttagtgtctgtgtgtgtgtgtgtgtctgggcatgCGTGCTGTTTCTAGGATGTGTCATACGATGACTCAATCATGGATTTTAGAGCTGATGCTGCTAATGGTATTGCCATGGAGGGCTACTTGTACAAGAGAGCCAGCAACGCTTTTAAGACTTGGAGCAggtacgcatgcacacacacacacacatacacacacacacacacatgggttgtttgtcttactctttctctctctgtttccactTTCATCATTCATTTTTGGCATCATTTTCCTTTTCTTAGCATTTTGTATGactccttgctctctctatcgatccctctctctcctcctccctaatTCTCTTTATGTTTCATCCCTGGTCAAGATACTGGCCTTTCTCACCCTAACAAAGGAAGTTTGAGGGGTTTTAGCTTGTGTGGATTGAATCCCAATGACTCAGAAGGCTACATTATTAATTCCATGACTTTTCATCTTCTCTCCCCACTCCAGGCGTTGGTTCtccataaaaaaaaatcagCTGGTGTATCAGAAGAAATTCAAGGTGAATCTTTTCGAAGTGCAGCTCTATTTGGCATGCATTTTAATAGCAAACGTTAACACTTTcaaaaagacaaaaagaaacaGATATTCAGCGCACCCACGCATACAAacacatgaatgcacacacgtacccacacaaacatattcatacacattaccaacacacactgacccatctctctcccaggaccagcCTACCGTTGTAGTAGAGGATTTGCGTTTGTGTACAGTCAAGCCCTTCGCTGACAACGAGAGGCGATTCTGCTTTGAAGTGGTCTCTCCTTCCAAGTGAGTCTCCAGGCATGTGTGCTGATTATTAAGACCCACTCTATTAAGGCCTGTGGCATACTGTAATCCTgtaatcttgtgtgtgtgtgtgtgtgtgtgtgtgtaggagctgtCTGTTACAGGCAGATTCAGAGAGGCAGCAACAGGCCTGGATCAGTGCCGTCCAGAACAGCATAGCTTCAGCCTTCCAGGACcacagagaggacacacacagccctgtgagaaaaaacacacacacacagccctgtgagaaaacacacacacacacacagccctgtgagaaaacacacacacacacagcactgtgagaaaacacacacacacacagccctgtgagaaaacacacacagccctgtgagaaaacacacacacacacacagccctgtgagaaaacacacacacacacacacagccctgtgagaaaacacacatatagcatatactgtacatatgctATGTAGAAAAAGAGCAAAATCCCACTCTAACTCTctatatttgtgtgtctgtgtccctcAGAGGGAACGCTGCAGCTCGGTGTCGGTGGGCAGcgtgagtgggggtgggggaggggagcaggTCAAGCCTGCTCGCGATGCTCTGCTGGAGGTCCAGGCTCTCCCAGGGAACATGCAGTGCTGTGACTGTGGGGAGCCCGGACCAGACTGGGCCTCCATCAACCTGGGCATCACCCTCTGCATCGTCTGCTCAGGCATCCACAGGTGCGTAACGCGAGTACGGCACGCGAGTACGGCACGCGCGTACGCCgccctctctccatttttctctttctctatgcctctcttgtgagcacacacacacacacacacaaacggttc
This genomic interval carries:
- the acap1 gene encoding arf-GAP with coiled-coil, ANK repeat and PH domain-containing protein 1, encoding MTVKLDFEECLKDSPRFRAAIEVVEGDVSELETRLDKLVKQCHSMLEAGKAYCQTSKSFVTGLKELGHNCSDDDSMKECLEKFSKKLSVILEAQGEVIENTQKSVKLKLQTFVKEDVRRFKDVRKEFERGSESLETALSRNAQVPRGKQHEVEEASHTLLHARRTFRSGALDYVLQINVIEAKKKTDILMAMLSLMEAQAQFFQQGHESLSELDDYRRTLSEEHTQLVLNSAREKRDMEQRHAAIKKKDVSYDDSIMDFRADAANGIAMEGYLYKRASNAFKTWSRRWFSIKKNQLVYQKKFKDQPTVVVEDLRLCTVKPFADNERRFCFEVVSPSKSCLLQADSERQQQAWISAVQNSIASAFQDHREDTHSPRERCSSVSVGSVSGGGGGEQVKPARDALLEVQALPGNMQCCDCGEPGPDWASINLGITLCIVCSGIHRSLGVHFSKVRSLTLDSWEPELVKLMCELGNTAINRIYEARIDEITIKKPQPSSPRGDKESWIRSKYVEKKFIQKLPETGRNPPLRRSSARRNRTNTQGLTPRPALKPKPSRATLPRLTGISQSDLVQKNNTDFHKDEEENEEDLSGLHPGALLYRSAALQHFPVMADALAHGADVNWVNAMEQSSTPLIQAVTSNALAACEFLLQNGANVNQADNYGRGPLHHATILGHTGLVCLFLKRGADYNARDKDQKDPITIAVDEANADIVTLLRLHKMNKEMREMDGAFGQPGDEMYNDIFRDFSHMASNNPEKLKRRSTDFKT